One window of Nymphaea colorata isolate Beijing-Zhang1983 chromosome 1, ASM883128v2, whole genome shotgun sequence genomic DNA carries:
- the LOC116245816 gene encoding uncharacterized protein LOC116245816, whose translation MAVAFVTVLSILVVALLAVPGRLNSGQVMAWDCEKEKDELKAVCGKYVLNHNPLPGPPCPSCCNKVMASDIACACRALTPADLKIYNITLALCVDRKCGYPFPAGFKCAGYILPETC comes from the exons atggcaGTGGCTTTTGTCACAGTACTGAGCATCCTGGTGGTTGCCTTGTTGGCGGTACCAGGCCGGCTGAACTCCGGCCAGGTGATGGCGTGGGACTGcgaaaaggagaaagatgagTTGAAAGCTGTCTGCGGCAAGTACGTCCTGAATCACAACCCACTTCCTGGGCCGCCGTGTCCAAGTTGCTGCAACAAAGTTATGGCTTCTGATATTGCTTGTGCCTGCCGAGCTCTCACTCCTGCGGACTTGAAGATATACAATATAACATTGGCTCTCTGCGTCGACCGCAAGTGTGGCTATCCCTTTCCCGCCGGCTTCAAGTGCGCTG GATACATCCTGCCCGAAACTTGTTGA